One stretch of Thermodesulfobacteriota bacterium DNA includes these proteins:
- a CDS encoding ChaN family lipoprotein, with amino-acid sequence MAYLKYLAFFLLLGSHLAYAYPLCELDVNIDVSDSTIVEKMKIIPDKRQSLVLTTKNLNIIETDKISYSQNLDEIRIEGDKNDHIIIEFTATFKYNSSQNSVVDNGVFLVGDWYPHLGTPCYYKLSAKLPKGYLAVSEAEQIDEVKGDNDTAFKFSFPHPLDHVHLVASNRFVANKEKHKNIDIYTYFFVEDEGYSKTYLDYSKRYIDLYDNLFGEFPYKRFSIVENTFPTGYSMPTFTLLGSSVIRLPFIVDTSLGHEILHQWLGNHVYVAFEKGNWSEGLTTYLADHYYEDQKGNGSDYRKNLLINYQSFVDQNNDFPLKDFQGVSDKRSRAIGYGKSAMVFHLLKRAVGKRNFQNSIKDFISENQFEIADWDDIKMSFEKMNNKDLGWFFDQWLNKKGLPELEIKNTKLSHENGRYLLEIELSQNENVYQFDLPVSIYSADHTKKKQILKLTKDAETFRINLDTEPQRVVIDEDYDVPRKLSEPEFPPVISRIMGEKRIIFVLERDEKAIYQKFIDLFNDKEIEFKASEEIDIDDLKSGTLIVLGKDIPLIKRIFGGTELDEEGFNVIVKENPFDEQKVIALVNGESKEEVEAAAKKITHYGIYSILNFKNGKNVTKEIALSENGINVNRNEIEKENSIQSELDLENIVDHIKDKKIIYIGEEHDQPAHHMTQVKIIKRLAKINRNLAIGMEMFEKPFQQFMNDYSSGHIDERQFLKKTEYYKKWGLDYRLYRPIIDFARENNIPVVALNAESEIVKKVSEDGVLSLTDEDRKRIPAEMDFSDGKYRRLLKETFKFHPGSEGKDFNLFYQVQILWDETMAESISEFLNENPDYQMVVLAGNGHLIYGYGIPKKTYRRNGFQYSTILNDEEDGDDVADFRIFPEVLGATESPKLGILVDKASEEVKINGFDEESIAKKSGLQKGDKIFYFDNNPIDSIEDLKINLLYKERGDTAFVRVLRDGKEQTFEVKF; translated from the coding sequence ATGGCTTACCTTAAGTACCTTGCATTCTTTCTTCTATTAGGCTCTCATCTGGCATATGCGTACCCTTTATGTGAACTGGATGTCAACATAGATGTTTCAGATTCCACAATCGTTGAGAAAATGAAAATAATTCCAGATAAAAGGCAGTCACTCGTATTAACCACAAAGAATTTAAACATTATAGAAACTGATAAAATTTCCTATTCGCAAAATCTAGACGAAATAAGAATAGAAGGCGATAAAAATGATCATATTATCATAGAGTTTACCGCTACGTTTAAATACAATTCCTCTCAGAATTCTGTTGTTGACAATGGTGTATTCCTAGTGGGCGACTGGTATCCGCACTTGGGCACTCCTTGTTACTATAAACTGTCGGCCAAACTGCCAAAAGGATACTTAGCTGTTTCGGAAGCTGAGCAAATCGACGAAGTTAAGGGGGATAACGACACTGCATTTAAATTTAGTTTCCCCCATCCCCTCGATCACGTACATCTTGTGGCCTCCAATAGATTTGTTGCAAATAAGGAAAAGCACAAGAACATTGATATCTACACATACTTTTTTGTGGAAGACGAAGGCTATTCAAAAACATACCTCGATTATTCCAAGAGATACATTGATCTATATGATAATTTATTTGGTGAATTCCCATACAAAAGGTTCTCGATTGTTGAAAATACTTTTCCTACAGGATACTCGATGCCAACCTTTACCCTCCTTGGCAGTAGCGTTATAAGGCTTCCTTTTATCGTTGACACTTCTTTGGGACACGAGATCCTTCATCAATGGCTTGGAAATCATGTGTATGTAGCCTTTGAGAAAGGGAACTGGAGCGAAGGCCTTACAACATATCTAGCAGACCATTATTATGAGGATCAGAAGGGAAATGGATCCGACTATAGGAAAAATCTTTTAATAAATTATCAATCATTCGTAGATCAGAATAACGATTTCCCATTAAAAGATTTCCAAGGAGTCTCGGACAAAAGATCTAGAGCCATTGGCTATGGCAAATCTGCAATGGTTTTTCATCTCCTGAAGCGTGCTGTAGGTAAACGCAACTTTCAAAATTCCATAAAAGACTTCATCTCTGAAAATCAGTTTGAAATAGCAGACTGGGATGATATAAAAATGAGCTTTGAAAAAATGAATAACAAAGATCTGGGTTGGTTTTTCGATCAATGGTTAAATAAAAAAGGATTGCCCGAGTTAGAAATAAAGAACACAAAACTTAGTCATGAAAACGGTCGCTACCTGCTTGAGATCGAGCTATCGCAAAATGAAAATGTTTATCAGTTCGATTTACCGGTATCAATCTATTCCGCTGATCATACAAAGAAAAAGCAAATTCTCAAACTTACGAAGGATGCAGAAACATTTAGAATTAATTTAGACACTGAGCCTCAAAGAGTTGTTATAGACGAAGATTACGACGTGCCAAGAAAGCTTTCAGAGCCTGAATTTCCACCGGTCATATCGAGGATAATGGGCGAGAAAAGAATTATCTTCGTATTGGAAAGAGATGAAAAAGCAATATATCAGAAATTCATTGATTTGTTTAACGACAAAGAGATAGAATTTAAAGCATCAGAAGAGATAGATATCGATGACTTAAAATCCGGTACTTTAATTGTACTAGGAAAGGACATTCCGCTTATAAAAAGAATATTTGGAGGAACTGAACTAGATGAGGAAGGCTTCAACGTCATCGTGAAAGAAAACCCGTTTGATGAGCAAAAGGTAATAGCCCTCGTCAACGGGGAATCAAAGGAAGAAGTAGAAGCAGCAGCAAAAAAGATTACCCATTACGGCATTTACTCAATCCTAAATTTTAAAAATGGAAAAAATGTGACGAAAGAAATAGCCCTATCTGAAAACGGAATTAATGTTAATAGAAATGAAATTGAGAAAGAAAATTCAATACAAAGTGAATTAGATTTGGAGAACATAGTCGATCATATTAAGGATAAAAAGATCATTTATATCGGGGAAGAACATGACCAGCCCGCACATCATATGACTCAAGTGAAGATAATAAAGAGGCTTGCCAAAATAAATAGAAACTTAGCCATAGGAATGGAAATGTTCGAAAAACCGTTCCAGCAATTCATGAACGACTATTCAAGTGGACACATAGACGAAAGACAATTCCTGAAAAAAACGGAATATTACAAGAAATGGGGCTTGGATTATAGGCTTTACAGGCCTATTATCGATTTCGCAAGAGAGAACAACATCCCTGTCGTCGCATTGAATGCTGAGAGCGAAATTGTAAAAAAGGTATCTGAAGACGGTGTCCTATCCTTGACCGACGAAGATCGCAAAAGGATTCCTGCCGAGATGGACTTCTCCGACGGAAAATACAGGAGGCTGCTAAAAGAAACCTTCAAGTTCCATCCGGGATCAGAGGGAAAAGATTTCAACCTCTTCTACCAGGTTCAAATACTTTGGGACGAAACTATGGCGGAATCCATCTCTGAATTTCTGAACGAAAATCCAGATTACCAGATGGTGGTTTTAGCTGGAAACGGCCACCTCATATACGGTTACGGCATACCAAAAAAAACATACAGAAGGAATGGATTTCAATACTCAACAATATTAAATGACGAGGAAGATGGCGATGATGTTGCTGACTTCCGGATCTTCCCCGAAGTGCTAGGTGCAACAGAATCCCCTAAATTGGGAATTCTCGTAGATAAAGCTAGTGAAGAGGTTAAAATAAATGGCTTCGACGAAGAAAGCATAGCAAAAAAATCCGGCTTACAAAAAGGCGATAAGATTTTCTATTTCGATAACAATCCAATAGACTCTATAGAGGACCTTAAGATAAATCTACTCTATAAAGAAAGGGGAGATACAGCCTTCGTCAGAGTTTTAAGAGATGGAAAAGAACAGACATTCGAAGTAAAGTTTTGA
- a CDS encoding Glu/Leu/Phe/Val dehydrogenase has product MRTENDLFRYGDDIGPLKIIHVYEPSIQLKAILVVDNVARGPSIGGLRLAPDVSTEECYRLARAMTLKNAAADLHHGGGKSVMFGDPNMPKAEKEELIRCLAKALRNDEEYIFGPDMGTDEECMAWVNDEIGRAVGLPREIGGIPLDEIGATGWGLMHSTEVALEFCELKLEDARFAVQGFGAVGKHSARFLAERGAVMVAAADSKGAIHNPDGIDVNELIELKAEGVSVSNYSRGYPIDRDAIIDVECDVWIPAARPDAINENNVERLKTKLVIAGANIPITLGAEKVLAEKDIVCVPDFIANAGGVICAAMEYRGASESEAFSVIEEKLRRNTRQVLEYAANNSILPRQAALELALKRVKKAMSFRRFSSFSSAPNFV; this is encoded by the coding sequence ATGAGGACGGAGAACGATTTATTCCGATATGGCGATGACATAGGGCCGCTAAAGATCATCCACGTCTATGAGCCTTCGATTCAGTTGAAGGCGATCTTGGTTGTTGACAACGTGGCTAGAGGACCTTCAATCGGTGGCCTACGCCTGGCGCCTGATGTAAGCACCGAGGAGTGTTACCGTCTAGCACGAGCAATGACCTTGAAGAATGCCGCTGCTGATCTTCATCACGGGGGCGGCAAATCGGTAATGTTTGGAGATCCGAATATGCCAAAGGCCGAGAAAGAAGAGCTCATACGCTGTCTTGCAAAGGCATTGCGCAATGATGAGGAATACATATTCGGACCAGATATGGGGACAGACGAAGAATGCATGGCATGGGTGAATGACGAGATCGGGAGAGCCGTAGGCTTGCCCCGTGAGATTGGTGGTATACCGCTTGATGAAATAGGTGCAACCGGCTGGGGTCTCATGCATTCCACTGAGGTAGCCCTGGAATTCTGCGAGTTAAAATTAGAAGATGCTCGTTTCGCTGTTCAGGGATTTGGTGCAGTGGGCAAACATTCTGCGCGCTTTCTCGCTGAGAGGGGTGCGGTAATGGTGGCGGCCGCAGACTCAAAAGGTGCCATTCATAACCCAGATGGTATTGATGTAAATGAATTGATTGAGCTCAAGGCTGAGGGGGTCAGTGTATCGAATTATTCACGTGGGTATCCAATTGACCGGGATGCCATTATCGATGTAGAATGCGATGTCTGGATCCCTGCCGCGCGCCCGGATGCTATTAACGAGAACAATGTAGAACGCCTCAAGACAAAGCTAGTGATAGCAGGAGCAAATATACCGATAACACTTGGCGCCGAAAAGGTTCTAGCGGAGAAGGACATAGTCTGCGTGCCCGATTTCATAGCCAACGCTGGGGGGGTGATCTGTGCGGCAATGGAGTACAGGGGTGCGAGTGAGTCGGAGGCGTTCAGTGTCATTGAAGAGAAGTTACGGCGAAATACTAGACAGGTTTTGGAATATGCTGCAAATAACAGTATATTGCCGCGACAAGCAGCTTTGGAACTGGCGTTGAAAAGAGTTAAGAAGGCGATGAGTTTCCGGCGTTTTTCATCCTTTTCATCCGCACCCAATTTTGTATAG
- a CDS encoding 2-oxoacid:acceptor oxidoreductase family protein, translated as MFQIRFHGRGGQGIKTASRVLSTAFFLEGFEVQDAPLYGAERRGAPIFAYVRASRHPINERGIIQRPDLVIVADDTLVPVPAAGVLRGISNRTVLLISSHESPETWSDRLNIQSKILILPGT; from the coding sequence ATGTTTCAGATTCGATTTCACGGGAGAGGCGGACAGGGCATAAAGACGGCTAGTCGTGTTTTGAGCACGGCCTTTTTTCTTGAGGGTTTTGAAGTTCAGGATGCACCGCTCTACGGCGCAGAGAGGCGTGGTGCCCCCATCTTTGCATACGTTCGCGCTTCAAGACACCCCATTAACGAGCGTGGTATAATTCAGCGCCCCGACCTGGTTATAGTTGCGGATGACACCTTGGTGCCTGTGCCCGCTGCTGGTGTACTGAGGGGTATTAGCAATAGAACTGTCTTATTGATCAGCAGTCATGAGTCGCCGGAAACCTGGAGTGACCGTCTGAATATTCAATCGAAGATATTGATTCTGCCTGGAACGTAA
- a CDS encoding 4Fe-4S binding protein: protein MLGVISRDSLAEAIRAELATLGAEIVDKNLERAESAFQLMRDHSGCVMEGEDVSAANYNPPDWVDLPFEEASKSAPAIHAGLTSVEVKTGLWRTLRPVIDYDRCKRCWWVCSTFCPDSAILVTAGGSPQIDYDHCKGCMICVAQCPSHAIEAIWEHEVKEHLGG from the coding sequence TTGTTAGGGGTAATTTCGCGTGACTCTTTGGCAGAGGCTATCCGTGCCGAACTTGCGACTCTAGGAGCAGAGATCGTCGATAAAAATCTTGAGAGGGCAGAATCAGCCTTCCAACTGATGCGTGATCATTCGGGTTGCGTAATGGAGGGCGAAGATGTTTCAGCGGCTAATTATAACCCTCCAGATTGGGTGGATTTGCCATTTGAAGAGGCAAGTAAATCTGCTCCGGCGATCCATGCAGGTCTTACCAGTGTGGAGGTCAAAACGGGCTTGTGGCGCACGCTGCGCCCCGTGATCGATTACGACCGCTGTAAGCGCTGCTGGTGGGTTTGCAGCACATTCTGTCCGGATAGTGCCATCCTGGTTACTGCGGGTGGCAGCCCACAGATCGATTATGATCATTGTAAGGGCTGCATGATATGCGTGGCTCAGTGTCCATCACATGCAATCGAAGCGATTTGGGAACACGAGGTAAAGGAACATCTAGGGGGCTAA